Genomic window (Magnolia sinica isolate HGM2019 chromosome 10, MsV1, whole genome shotgun sequence):
TTGAGCCGTGGACGGCCTTGTATCACACCCCAACTACCGTAATAACGCCCTTGAATTGGGCTCATAACTTGGAAATGTCTTAACTGTTCTATCTTCTCTATTTCGCGGGTTATGTTGACTTCCAAATTATAAGATGTTACAACTAGTGTTTGTAAATTGAGAAGTTTGCCTATCGATGATGGGAGACTTTCTAAACTAGTATTGGTACAGCCGAGGTATTTCAAGTGAATCAGTGCACCTAACTCACTCggtagcttttttatttttacatcgTGGAgatctgacgcaggggaggacgtgaggtcgagcaccgtcttcctcaagaggataactattccgaatccacggaacttctctggactcctcacagagacttctcgaatccacgaggaaagagagcagaaaatagaaataaattctaataaaatcgaaattgattgatgaataattgataattcctaatgtgtctccttacaccattaatataggaaaaaaaataaactaaaattcgtaattaccaaaaatagcaaaattctaactctaataaaaatcctaattctaataaaactcttctaaatgctagtttaaaaaacaaaataaaaaccattccaaataaactttctctagaagagtcctagtataactaaaagttatgtCTAAAAGgtgaaagaaaatctaaagctctaaaaatatttaaaaaatcaaactctactaaaaatagtaaatttttctcaaaaattcgtttttgagctgaaagcgcctTTTTTgatgaaacggacagatgcgacccaatttgtgggtcggttcacctcggatggcccatttcaggaAAGATTGACTAGGTCTGGATGCTGCCGCGTAAcgattcaccctcggatcaaaagttatagtcaattcacggtccatcttcttttggctcaaccatgctaggaacgtgtctgtaacaggttctacatcagacccctccacttgaaagaaactcgtcctcgagttacgcaagagacttggcacatgagtctgagataacttctgtcgccgatgttcattagacttttttttgtacttggcattaagcttttgagccgatacaatacatatacccatgctttccttgacttgactaatatcgattaattccttcacatctgtcttcaagatttcatttttttttttttgataatgtgggcaattaggcggacttgcccctgcGATGGGATTAACGTAATTttgcatatctcgtatgggaggtaatttattagggagttcatcgagcacaacccccttgaactcctgcgatactggttccaaatcctttaggatattcacaggctccacatattttttctcttcaactactgTATATACGTCtcccgtttcctcagattgtttaacaaaggcctgttcagtcatgagagattgtccttccactttagaagttttgagttggctcaccgttcccataggggtcacatgttttccactgatgaatcctgtggtttgttgcaactccgttttgactcggtcacctctcgccgacaaataataggatttctctgcataaccctttaatgattggttatcttgccaataattttgattttgttggaataatacctgatcgtaattggtagggaagaatcgcatgcacaataatttcttcatccgcgaccacatgcggattggcgccttcatccgtctcattcgctcgagttgaagttgctcccaccaatctgaagctctgcccgtcaacttgtaagccacgagtttaactttcttttcttccattatgttcatgtagtcgaagaaacgttcgactttaagcaaccaatcgaggaagtccttgaagtagagttgaccattaaaactaggaagatcgactttcatcttgaatccTTGATCCATctgatccatctgatcaatggctcgtctaggatgctgtaaaatcatgtcgctagatccTACTTTATTAGGAGTGATCCTGGGGTTCACTGATAGCgtcgccctacgatcaatatgattacgaattctagcaattgttgatggtggatcaccaccatgaacacggagttgccctagggcctccgccaaacgatccgccatgcgatcgatggaagcctgcagcccttgcatagcttgccgattctctcgccgtgctgcttcgaaagctgccgccgttaaaggtaaattccctggagcaccgcccatgggattattgcccgacccgtcgttagaagccatcaatccgaggagaaacctcgctttgataccaaactgacgcaggggaggacgtgaggtcgagcaccgtcttcctcaagaggataactattccgaatccacggaacttctctggactcctcacagagacttctcgaatccacgaggaaagagagcagaaaatagaaataaattctaataaaatcgaaattgattgatgaataattgataattcctaatgtgtctccttacaccattaatataggaaaaaaaataaactaaaattcgtaattaccaaaaatagcaaaattctaactctaataaaaatcctaattctaataaaactcttctaaggcctaatttctaaaaataaaaattgcaaataaactttctctagaagagtcctagtataactaaaagttatgtctaaaaggaaagaaaatctaaagctctaaaaatatttaaaaaatcggaattactaaaaatagtaaaattttcctaaaaattcgtttttgagctgaaagcgcgctttttttgacgaaacggacagatgcgactcactttgtgggtcggttcacctcggatggcccatttcagtaaagattgataggttgtgcgccccgtaacgatacccggatcaaaagttatagtcaattcacggtccatcttcttttggctcaaccatgctaggaacgtgtctgtaACAGGTTCTACATCAAGATCTAATACCCTGAGCAATTTAAAGCCTTTGTAAAGAAGCTTGTCTTGTTTACTTTCGAGCATATCATAACCTTGATTATGGATCAACACAGATCGACAGTGTGAAGTGGAAGAATTTAGGGAAGTGCACTCACTTAAGGCATTATGGTGAATTACAAGTCGGCGGGCTCTAGATGCTGGATCGTTTGAATTCCCATGGTGAACTTGGATAAACATACCTTCCTTGGCTTTTGAAATGGAGAGATCTCGCATAAGATCGTGAATACGGCAACTTTTAATACCCCCGTTTGAACTTCTTTTAGCAAGTTGAATTATACTTCGTTGAATCAACTCATTTAGAAAATCTTGTCCTACCTTCTCTGCTGTTTCATTCCCTCTCTGTTGCAGAAACCCTTCTGCGGCCCACAATTGAATCAGTTTCTTAGCACGGAATTCATGGTCTTCCGGAAATTTTCCCAAGTAGAGAAAACATGGTTTCAACTGATAGGGCAGATCTCTAAAACTCAAAGATAATATTTTATAGATTTTGTCTTGTCCCTCGTTAATTTGCCAGGTAATACTCTCCCTTACATTCTCCCACTGCCATTCTTCTTTTGTTGACAAGAGCCCTCCGATGACTACGATCGCAAGAGGTAGACCACAGCACTCTTCCACAATCTTTCTTCCAAACTGCTCCAAATTGTCAGGGCAAACATTACCTTGTCCTGGGAATGCTTTCCTGCAAAACAATTTCCAGCTCTCATCTGGCTCTAAAGTTAGCAATTCATAGGGCGGACTTTGCTTATCTGCATGTAAAGCTACATCTTTGTTGCGTGTGGTGATCATGACCCTACTTCCATTTTCCTCATCAGGGAAAGCATCCTTGATATCATCCCATGCTTCCATCTTCCATATATCATCTACTACCATCAGGTATCTCTTCTCTTTCAAATATTCTGAAATTTTATGCCTCAGCTCAAAGACGTTCATTTTCTCCACTTTCTTGGACTCCTCTTCTGAGAGCATCATGCAGCAATCTATGATCTTCTTAAGAATATCTTTCACATCTTACTCTTGCGATAGACAAATCCATGAGCAAAAGTTAAAACGTGCTTTAACACGAGTGTCGTTATAAACTTTCTTGGTAAGAGTGGTCTTACCGAGACCACCCATTCCAACTACAGAAACAACACAACGGCGTGACTCCCCCTTAGTCAGTCGCTCCACCAAGAACtccaattctttctcaaaaccaaCAAAATCTGGTTCTTGATCAAGAGGAGAAGTGAGCCTCCATTCTTGGAGGCTTGGACCAGCGGAGCTTGTCCCTGCTTCCTGGCCTATATTTTGAATTCCAAAAGTCGACCTACTTTCGGAGATAACACGGATCTTATTGTTCATCCGTTCGATCTCCGAGCCCAATTTATAGCGAGCTTTCAACTCGCTGAAGATGAAAGCGTACCTTGTAATGCGGCCCACGAATCCTGTTCGCTTCAAGGGTGCTACCTTGAAGATAAAGGTGTCGATGAGGTCCTCAGCAACGTATGCAGCATCTGTCACGTCCAGCACCCAGTTCTTCACTCTTTCATCTCCTTCTTGTTTGGCGTCTGCCTCTTTCAAGAAGCATTGCATCTGCGTAAATTGTGTGACGATCAATTCGACTTTGTCGTCAACCTCATATAAGGAAATGACTTCCCTAATGAGAGGATCAGCGACTTTTAGGAGAAGTTGCAAAACAACAGCCTCAACAGCGACCATCTATCCtcactttttgtttttttctcttgcAAGAAAGAAATTCAGGTGAAAGCTTTCTTTCTCTTTACTTCTATGTTGAATAGCTCTCTATTTATAGAGGCCAACTGGACTGGCCAGACAACAAAACAGTCACGGTTCTATGTTGAATCTGGAGCCTCCATCTACTTATCGTCTCCAAACGGACGGTAAAATTAACAAATGAAATATCAACCGTCCATATTCTATGGAAAGGATTCGTGCGATATGCATGGCACGTATGAAATTTTGGAATATAAAATGACTGCTTGATTCCTGCCAATACCTTTAATGGCTGGAGATTCGAGATCACGAATTTCTTGGCGTTGAGTGGGGCACTCAAGGGAGcggatccgtggggcccactctgatgtatgtattctatatccacaccgtccatctgattttcaagatcattttatgctatgagcccaaaaataaaaaagacccaAAATCTCAGGAGGATCATGCAtttaagaaaatgtggtgattgaatgccctaacATTAAAAACGTCCTGAGgaccacagttttttttttttcatccaacctgtggataaggtaacgtaaacctagatgaaggaaaagaaaagaaaacaaacaaacaaacaggtttcaacggtggatgtccccactgtttcctatggtgtgttccacttgatcttcggatctatttcattttttggattgatgactcaaaatgagctgaaaaaacagttGGATAGTATaagatataaaacatatgcatcatgatggacccacagaCTCAGCAGTTTTGAGATCACCACCCATTCCGCTTCCTTAGAATATCAAAGTTAGCTGAATCATAGGCCCCACTTTTATAAAATGTATACCCAGGCTGGGCTCGGGTCCACGATTTACTTGATGGGGCCGGGCTTGGAACCATCTTGCAATAAACCCTAATATCCTCCTGATTCTGCCCTTGCAATTtgaaccactcactattttacttttaaccattcatttggcgaTCATCATTTGGATGAAAAGGATTGCTTCATCTGTGTGATTTGTAAGATGTGTTCTATCCATGATGTGCCCAACAGTTTAAATGGTCCTAAATACCCATATTGTATGATAAAGACATGTTATTTAGTTATGGGGGCTGGAACTCAcgttctcagctcattttaagaattTTGCATGAAAAGGATCCCATCAGCCTGTTAACATACAATGCTTTTAGTTTCCGCTCACTTATTCCACTTCAATGGGACATTCAACCCATGAATTGGGTGGTCCAAGCCATGAAGATGATTGGAgaaattcactaatcaagtggaccacacaaacacATTTGAGTCAGACCATTGGCTTTACATTGATTTCAATGCTGTAGCCTCTTATGAATGGCCCatcctgggtttttttttttttttttttttccatcatgcTGCCCACCACCTGCACGGCTCAGATGCGAAATACATGCGGCAATGGTGATCATTTATCTTTTTGAATTTGTGTTCCCTAACAATCAAAGCTGTCAATGACTTAGATGGCCCATCGGGTGATCAGACTAATTCAGCATTGAGCCGGGCTTGGGCTGGCATATAAGATCCGAGGGCAGGGATCAGGCCTAATATCCATGCCCATTTATATTCAGGTTGTGCTTGAGCTTTTCTAGAAGCCCATCAACCTGTGTGAAGGTTTTCACAGGCATGCTCATTTCACAGGTGCATGTTGGTACATGTCGTGTGTTCTGAACTTAATGTACAGTTTAGATCAGTTGATCACAGTGTCCAAAGTGAACTAATGAAACTAGGAGCATCATAAGTCATAGAGAGAATGGAgcatttctttcaaaaaaaaaaaaaaaaaacattttgtttcttatatttttaATCACGGCCGGCCATTTAAAACCAAGAAATATTCAAATGACTTTAATATAGCACTTCTTTGTCTGGCGTGCTTGATGACAGACACATACTTTCATGCTTTGAATCAAAATTCAGAAAGAATTAAATATATGCTTGTGTATCAAATTTCAAAGTCTTTGTACATGAACCCTAGACCTGAATATATTCTTTGTAGGTCTAGTCTCCTATGGCAACTTACCACCGTTTTAAAGATGGTGGTCTCATCTACCTCACTTGCATGGTTGTACATAATCTTGGCTATtctaaaggaaaattttatatgGTGGTACATGAAATGTATTATGGACTTAATAGACAGTTTAGATCAATCGATTTAATTGTCCAAATGAATTAATGAAAATAGGAGCACCATGAGTTATGGAGCTCTAAGAGCATTggaaaatttttcattttttaaaaaatcaaattatttttcatatttctttTTCAACACCCATTAAGAAGGCCCTTTGAGTGGGACATGCTGACTTCAAAATCATGATGCATATACAAAAGGTGAAATAAGCATTGTATAATATTGTTGTCTAGTTTGGCTGAGTCAAAAGACCTCAAGTTTTATCAATAGAAGcatcacatgtacatgccaccacAGGGCAGCATGACATATAGATacaagatctaaaccatccatcataaATGTTACTTTAGGGTCATACCCTGGCATAAGAATCAGGTCAGTCCCCTTGTTTCGATGCCCACAATCCTCAAAACAAATATACAGATGGAGAAACTTGCTCAAAGTTTTCAAGGAATCCTACCATTTTGTTACAAAGTGGTTCATCGAATAAGTGGACACATCCTAATTTATTTTCTGTGAGAACATTCATATTGCCAGACctgcctgatgaacggcttggatattgcTAATGCAGGCTAAGTATAGAATATACAATCCAATCAGAGGCAATCACAGATACTAATGCAATTAGAGATCCTGATACAATCCAACCACAGGTCTGTGTGGGTTCCTTAACACAATTTTCAGCattttttacttttattattattattattattattattattattattattttacagaaGTAGGTGGTTTCACCAAAAATTTTTCTAGGGTTGGGCTGATGGCAGGAAATATCATTGGAAGAATTGGGTGGAAATCTCGTCCCCTATAGCAGAAGGTGGTTTGGGGATCAGGAGTTTAGCGGATGTTATGGTTGCGCTCTGGCTCGAAATGGCCTAGGCTATTAAATACAAGGAGTCTAATAGTCTTTGGGCCGAGCACATGTGTGCTAAATACTCTCATGATCTGCTCTCTCCAGATCAAGTTCAACTTGTGGTTACAGCTTCGCCGTTGTGGAAACGGATCCGGGAACTTTTTCCTCTATTGGAATCCAAGATGCAATGGCATATCGGGAGGGCCGAATGCAGCTTTTGGAGGGATAATTGGTCAAGAATTAGCCCCCTCCTTCACAGAGTGGAGCATACAATTCCTACAGGGAtgatggagatcaaaatcatGGACTATTTGGGTCAGGCGGGGCCTCTTCCCCCCTCGTCAGTCTTCTCTTTCTTGCCGAAGGAGCTGATCGATGCTATCTTCCACGGAGGTTTCTGCACCTCAGATGGCCCAGACGCCCCCTTCTGGCCCCTCGATCCCGCTGGCGTCTTCTCAGTTAAATCAACTTGGAAACACAGCCGATCGCTCAGGCCGCAGGTAGACTGGCATGATAAAATTTGGCTTCCGCAACTGCCGCTGAAGATATCCACGTTGCTCTGGAAATCGATTAAGGGTGCCATCCCGGTGGAATCAGCAGTACAAGCCAAAGGTATCCACCTAGCTTCGCGATGTGTCTACTGCAATGGGTTGGCGAACCAAGGGTCAGTGATTGAGACAGTCAATCATGTTTTCCTTCTCAATGCCCGGGCGAAAGCTATGTGGTCCCATTTCGCTTCCATCTTCGGCTTTTCTATTGCAAGGGTGCCTTCCGTGCAAGCTAGGTTCGATCAATGGTGGCAGGGTCCTCTTCCAAGGGGCTGGGCGAGAACGTTGCTTAAATTAGTCCCAAGATTCATCATTTGGGAACTGTGGAGGGGTAGGAACCAGGCCAAGTTCGAAGGCAACCACCCCACATTTCAGATGCAAGTGTCTCGGGTGTTAGGTTAGCTCCACACGATATCCAATAGATGGTTACCAGAGCGCTCTCATCTCCTTTCTGACAACCAGCTCCTGTCTCGTTTGGGTTTACGTCATCAAGTGTCCCACCCGCCCGAGCCTAAAGTCATTCTTGTTAGATGGATGAAGCCCCTTAACGGTTGGGTAAAAATGAACGTAGTTGGCCCCGCTAGGGGAAACCCATGTCTCGCAGGAGGGGGCGGGATTTGCAAAGGGCAGGATGGCTTCTTCATTTTCAGTTTTGCAGAGGGGTATGGCAGGGCCTCTAACACCCGAGCCGAAATCAGGGCCATTCATGACCGGTTGTTCCTATGTCTTAAGAAGGGCTTCAAAAGGATCATTATTGAGTCTGACTCTCTGATGGTGATCAATTTCTTTGCTGGAACGACCAGCCCAGGGCGGAAATGGAGGTATTGGCTGAGCAGGATCAATGCTCTCTAGAAGGATGGGAAAGTCGAATTCCGCCATATTCTTAGGGAGGGGAATGGGCCGACAGATAGGTTAGCTAGATTGGGCAGCAGTTTCCAGTCCTCCACCCATTTTCTCTATGTTGCTGAGGTCCCTCGGGAGGTTAGGGGCCTCATCTTCCTGTACAGGGTGGGCCTGGGTGCCCTTAGAAGTTAGCTCTATCGGGTCCTCATTGCTTGGTTTTTTGCATTGTGAAGTGGATAGTCATATGATAGGTTCTGACAGGCTGTTTTGGAACTGCTAAACCTGAATTGTATACAATATTTAGTAACCTCTTTTCATGGAatgaaaaatcttaatttcaaaaaaaaagaaaaaaaagaaaaaaaaaagctcctTCCGGGTTCAGATTATGGAAGGGTCGGGGTTATCAGCTCCTCCCCACTGGAGGGACTAGGTAGAGATATTCAAATGGGCAAAGCCGGTTAAGGATTGGGTAAAGTTAAATGTAGATGGATCAGCTAAAGGCAACCCGGGTATGTCAGGAGGAGGTGCAATATGCAGAGGGGATAAAGAgagctttttattttctttctcgaCAGCGTATGGGGTGGGTTCCAACAACAGAGCTAAGCTCCATGCGGTCTATGACGGCCTCATCCTGTGTTTGGATAATGGACTAGCTAGATAAGATTGAGGTTAAATCCGATTCGAAGGTTGTGGTTGATCTCCTATTTGGGAAGTCGCCCACTCCTTGGTAATGGAGACCGTGGGTTTCCATGATTGTTAAGTTGAAGCAGAGAGGGTCATTTTCATTCAGGCTTATTCAGAGGGAAGGCAACGGGCCGGCAGATGGGATGGCCCGCAAGGGGAGCGAGAGCTAGTCCTTCTGCTTTTTCAACCAAGTGAACGGCCTTCCCATGTAGGTTCGAGGGCTGATTTTCTTAGATAAAGTAGGGTTGGGTTCTATTAGGATACATCCAATGGGTCCCtagggagggttttttttttttttttttttgtaaattggaGGTCGCTTTGGCTGTCCCTTAAGATAGGCTACTGGGGGTAGCCC
Coding sequences:
- the LOC131257613 gene encoding disease resistance protein RPP8-like gives rise to the protein MVAVEAVVLQLLLKVADPLIREVISLYEVDDKVELIVTQFTQMQCFLKEADAKQEGDERVKNWVLDVTDAAYVAEDLIDTFIFKVAPLKRTGFVGRITRKAFPGQGNVCPDNLEQFGRKIVEECCGLPLAIVVIGGLLSTKEEWQWENVRESITWQINEGQDKIYKILSLSFRDLPYQLKPCFLYLGKFPEDHEFRAKKLIQLWAAEGFLQQRGNETAEKVGQDFLNELIQRSIIQLAKRSSNGGIKSCRIHDLMRDLSISKAKEGMFIQVHHGNSNDPASRARRLVIHHNALSECTSLNSSTSHCRSVLIHNQGYDMLESKQDKLLYKGFKLLRVLDLDVEPVTDTLLKDSYVGVKMACASKGFPRLESLHLEKLGNLTWWTVEKGALPSLLHLQINSYHQLRMLPEGLQHVTTLKKLELLNMSREFNGRLREDKGKDWNIICHIPSIDIRK